A stretch of Paracoccus sp. N5 DNA encodes these proteins:
- a CDS encoding RNA-binding S4 domain-containing protein: protein MSEAGADTVRLDRWLHFARVFKTRTLAADAIVGGGIRLNGQPCSKPAQPVRHGDTVTVSAHGRVRALRVLNFGERRGPATEAATLYEEIGP, encoded by the coding sequence GTGAGCGAGGCGGGGGCGGACACGGTCCGGCTGGACCGCTGGCTGCATTTCGCCCGGGTGTTCAAGACCCGCACCCTTGCCGCCGATGCCATCGTCGGCGGCGGGATCCGCCTGAACGGCCAGCCCTGCAGCAAGCCCGCCCAGCCGGTGCGGCATGGTGACACGGTCACGGTCTCGGCCCATGGCCGGGTCCGGGCGCTGCGGGTGCTGAACTTCGGCGAAAGACGCGGCCCGGCAACCGAGGCCGCGACGCTTTACGAGGAAATCGGCCCCTGA